The Thermodesulfobacterium sp. TA1 sequence TTGATGGGTTTGGTACCATCTTACTAAAAAGGCGGTAAGGTTTAAAAACAATCCAGTCCATCCGATAACAGACCCTATAAAGCCGCCTTTTTCCCATTTAAAAATCCAATAAATAAAATAGACTAAAGCTGCCAAAAAATAAACAAAAGTAGCCAAACTAAAAATCAAACTATTTTCTGGAAATATAGTTGTTCTAAAAAACCCCAAATAAACAAATAAAGCCAGCAGAAAACCAAAAACTATATTTTTAAACCTCATTTAAAAGCCCCCTAATAAAGATATTAGATTTAAAGTATACTAAAAAAGGGCAAAAAAACAACAACTTAATAATTTTTTTAGTTTTTAAGAGATGATGTTTAACTCCTTTAAAAGAGGTAAAAGGGTATAACAAATTTCTACCCACTCCTTTTTACCTTCCTCTACTTGATCCATAAAGGTTTCTAACTCTCTGGTAAATTCTTCTGAGACGTAAGCGTTAAATCTTGAGCTTAGGTATTCATAAACTTGTTTCCCTAAGGAGGTAGGAACCAGCCCACCGGTTTTTAACTCATAAACATAATACTTGTTTAAAAGGGTAGAGACGATTTCTGCATAAGTAGAAGGCCTTCCTAATCCTCTTTTTTTCATTTCTTGAATAAGGGAGCCTTGGTTAAACAGAAAGGCTTTTGGAATTTTGGTTAAAGAGATGTTTTCTATTTTTAAAGAAGAAGAGACAGGAAAGAGCTGAGGTTTAATCCAAATTAAATCATAACCATTAAGTAGGATTTCTACTATTACTTCTTCTTCCCAGGTAAAGAAGGGGAGGTTTAGTTTAAGCGTTTTTTTTAGGACTTTGGTTTTTCTCATTTGACTTGCCAGAAACCTTCTGAAGATAAGGTCATAGATTCTAAAACTATCTTTATATTTTTTAAAAGAAAGAAGTCCATGGGCTACCCTTAGTTTTAATTCTTCTACATCCCAAGGACGGGTAGGCCTTATACCTTCATGGGCTCCTTCACTGAACCATTCTCGAGGAGAGAATAATTCTTCTCCAAAACGTTCTGAGATATAAGGCTTGGCTACTTGAAACCTTCCTACCTCTGAAATGCGAGTTGAATCTGTACGGTGATAAGTGATGAGCCCTAATTCGAAAAGTTCTTGCAGAAGGGACATGGTATAAGAGGTAGAAAATTTGAAAAAGTGGTAAGCCTCCTCTAAAATGGTATCTGTAGTGTAAGGAGGGGGAGGTGAAAACTCATCTTCTTTTTGTCCTACTAAGCTGATTTTAGCCTGAGGCAAGTGTTTTTCTATTTTTTCTGCTTCTGATTTGTCTTCAACCTCGATAGAAAAGGGATGTTGATTTATCGTAAAGTTTACTCTATATTTATATTGTTTACTTAATTTTTCTCTTTCTATAACCCAACCTAAAACCGGAGTTTGGACCCTTCCGGCAGAAAGATAATTTTTTTGGAAAACCTTCCACAGTTCTTGAGAAAGAGAAAAACCAACCCAGCGGTCAGCTAATCTTCTGGCTAATTGAGCTTTAACTCGAGGAAGGTTTATTTCTTGAGGTGCGCTTAAAGCTTGTTTTAGTGCTCTTACAGTAACCTCGTGGAATTCAAGTCTTTTTATGTTTTTTTGAAAAGGTTTAAGGTTGATGTAAAGGTCATAAGCAATCTTTTCTCCTTCAGAATCAGGGTCAGAAGCAATAAAGGTTTGGTCCGAACAAAAACTAAGCACCCTTAGCCCTTCTATGATTTCTCCTTTATCAAAGAGGTTTTCCTTTTCTTTTATCTCTTCATCATCTATGTACTGTTCTCCTTTCTCTCTATCTATTTTTATGGTGTTAAAAACAGGATAAAAATTGCCATTATCTTTTAAAACCCCAAAAATCCCTTTTTTCCTTGAAAGGTTATATATATGCCCTAAAGAGGCACAAACAGAAAGTAAGGTGTTTTCCATAGGGATTTCGTAAATCCAGAGATTATTATACCTTCTAACAGAGGGTTTTCCAAAAAAATTAGCTATCGTTTTAGCTTTGTGAGGGGACTCTACGATAAGGAGATAGTTTTTAAAATCTATTTTTTCAGCTGAAATCTTTTTTCTTTCTTCTTTTATTTTGATGTCAAGCTCGATTATTTGTTTAAAGCTTACTTCTTTTATCTCTAATTCTTCGCTCAAATAAAACTTTAGTCTTTTTTTAAGGCTGTTTAGAGCTTTCAAACTATCTACCAAAATAACCGAAATTCCAGGCATAAGCCCTTTGGTGGTAAGCCTTGAAACCCTTCCCGAAGCTTGAAGATAGGACGAGGCATTACCTACGATAAGGTTGTACCCCCCTTTTTCGTCTCTTTCTAAAAATACTTCTTCACTGGTTTTAAGTTTTTCTATAAACTCAGGATTCTGTAATTTTTCCTCTAAAAACCCTTTGATAGAAAGTACTTTTTTATATAGTCCTTCATACTTAGGCAGATCCTCTTCTTTTAAGGTTAAAAATCTCTTAAGATAGTTTACATAAGAGATGGCAGTAATTCGCTCTTCATCCTTAAAAAGAGGCATAAGGGATAAAAGAAGACTGTGTAAAAATTGAGGGGTAGCAGAAAGGGAAAAGGTTTCTCCGCTTGTAGAAAGAGGAAAGACATGTTTAGGAACCCCCAAAAATATTGCATATCTTAATATTTCAGGCAAATCCAACCCTCTCACTAAAGGATTGCCAAGATGACAAAGACCTACCGCTACCTCAACCTCCCCTTGTTTTAGTTTAGTTAAAAGTTCCTCCTCAGAGGTTTCTAAATAGGAAATAGCTTTTACTCCCATTTTTCTAAGTTCTTCGGTAAACTTTTCTACATAAGCCCTTCCATAGGATTCTTCTATAAAAATTAAACCACCCTTACCTAAGGCCTTTGCCAGTTTTATCGCCTCTTCAGAAAGCCTATGGATATCCCTTGGCTCTCCTAAATCCAAACAGGTGTCAACCACCTTTCTTAAGGTAGAAATAAACCTGGTGATTTCAAACCCAAGCAGGTTCTGAAATAGAAAGACTCTGTTAGTTCTTGGTCTTAACGTAGCAGAAGAAATGATAAGCTGTTTTTGATGGTTTCTATGGTTTTGTTTGATTTTTAAAAGCTCTGAATAGTCATCTTCCGTTTTTTCTCTTTTTAAAGCCAGCCTTATTTCTTCTTCAGAAAACCCCAACAACAAAAACAGATTGTCTACGTTTTTGCTACTTTTTAAAAAAGAGTCTACGTCATCTACAAAGATAAGAGAAAAATCTATTTTTTTTAGAACCTCAAAGTTTTTGTGCATAAAAGCTGACGTACAAATAAACACATCAAAGTTTTGTTTTTCTAAAAGTTCCTTTTCTTTTTTGTTGCCGGTATAGGCTAAAATCCTTTTTTTCTTTAAAGCGCTGGAAGAGGTTTTATCAAGGAATTCGTTTATTTTGGTTTCTACTTGATTAACTAACATTTTAGTAGGAACGATAATCAAGGCTTTTTTAGAGGTAAGAAGAGCACCTAATAGTCCAAAGGTTGATTTACCAGTACCGGTAGGCGCGATGATAGCAAAGGATTCCCCTAAGAAAAACCTTTTAGCCCAGTTTATCTGTAAAGAAGAGGGTTCAGCTTCTATGATTTCTTTAAACAGTTTTTTGAACTTGGTTACTTTTTTTTCTACCTCTCCAAAAATTTTTAGATATTTTAAGGTTTTTTCTTGGTCTAAGGTTTTACAAATCGATGTAATCGAAGGATTTGCAGGAATTTTTTCCTCAGGAAGACAAGATACACAAGGCAATCCTTTTCCTAACCTTTCATCTGAGACCATCCCCTTACAATTGGGACATCCATTATCGATAAAATACAGCATCTCTAACCCCTTATGTTTTTGTAGTTCAAAGGCTTAAAATATATATTAGATTTTAAAGGTTGTCTACTTAAATATCAAGGACTACAAAATAAACTAAATTTTTGTTGTAATCCTTATAAAATAGTTTAAATTAAACTTTATGCAGGATTTAAAGCCGATATATTTAGATTATAACGCTACTACCCCGGTTTTACCAGAGGTTTTAGAAGCCTTTAATAGATATTCTTCAGAAGAATTTGCCAATCCAAGTTCAGGACATGCTTTAGGGAAAAGGGTCAAACAATCCCTTGAAAAGTTTAGAGAGGAGGTAGCAAGTCTTTTAAACGCTTTTTCAGAAGAAATAATTTTTACCTCTGGAGGGACAGAGTCCAACCATCTTTCTTTGTTAGGAATAGCTTTAACCCAAGGGAAAGGACATGTTTTAGTAAGCGCCTTTGAACATCCTTCGGTTTTAAATCCGGTTGTTAAGCTTTTAGAAATGGGTTTTGAGGTAGATTTTATACCTGTTAATCCTCAAGGATATGTAGAGCCTGACGAGGTATTAAAAAGAATAAAAAGACATACCTTTTTAGTCTCTGTGATGTTAGCTAATAATGAGATAGGCACTATACAGCCTGTTGAAGAGATCGCTAAAATTTGTCGGGAAAGGGAAATTTTATTCCATACAGACGCTTGTCAGGCAGTGGGTAAAATCTCGGTAGATGTAAAAAAAATAGGCTGTCATCTTTTATCTTTTGCAGGTCATAAGATGTATGCCCCTAAAGGAATAGGAGGACTTTTTGTAGAAAAAGGGGTCTCTCTTTCTCCTCTTTTTTGGGGAGGTGGGCAGGAAAGAGGTATAAGACCTGGGACTGAACCGGTTGGGCTGATAGCTGCCTTGGCTAAAGCAGCAGAGATAGCTAAAAAAGACGTAAACTTTGAGGCAGAAAGGCTAAATTTTTTGAAAGAAACCCTGTATCAAGGACTTAAAGAAGTTTATCCTAATCTTTATCGTTATGGATTGCCTGAAAAGACCCTCCCGAATACTTTAACCATTTCTTTTGTAGGAAAAGACGGACGAAAGATTTTAGAAGACCTTCCAGAGATATGTGCCTCTACAGGTTCTGCTTGCCATGACCGTAAAGGTTCTAACACACTTATTGCCTTGAAGGTAAACGAAAAAATAGCCCAAGGAACTATACGGTTTTCTTTAGGAAGGTATACTACCCTTGAAGACATAGAAAGAACAATAAAATTTTTCCAAGATTATTTTGTTTAAAAGTTATATGTTTAAATGTATAGGGGAAGTTTTTTTGGTAAAACCACAGGATTTGTCTACCGAAGAAAGGGAACTATATCGAGATCTTAAGTTCGTTAACTTCATCTTTTTTAAAGAACATTTCCAAGGTGATTTCCAAGAGATATTAACCCGACTTAAATCTTTAGGAGAGTTAGGTTTTTTAGCTGTAGACCAAGAGGGAGGAAGAGTTTGCAGGATCCCCGGAGATTTTGCTTCTCCTTTAGAGATTAGTTTAGCTTATCAAAAAAGCGGGGATATATCTTTGGTAAAAAACTGGGCAAAAAGCCTGGCTAAAGCAGTTATAGAAAAGGGTCTTAACCTTAACCTTGCGCCTGTAGTAGATTTAGTAGGAGCTGAGGCAGAAGAGTTTATAAGGTCTCGCACCTTCGGTAAAGACCCTGAATTGGTTAAGCTATTAGGCGAAGTAGTAATCTCAGAACATAAAAAACTAAGGTGTTTTACTTGTGTTAAACATTTTCCTGGTTTAGATGAAGTTAACATCGACCCGCATAAAGCCCTTCCTCAAAAGGAAAAAGTTAGTCAACCTTCCTTAGAGGTTTTCCGGTTTTTTGCAGAAAAAGAAGCGCCTTTTTTGATGACCACCCATCTTGTGGTTAAAACCTTAGAAGATTTTCCGGTTACCTTTTCTTCAAAGGCTGTTAAGATGTTAAGAGAACAGCTTGGTTTTAAAGGAGGAATAGTTACTGATGATTTAAACATGGGAGCTTTAGGAAGTTGGGAACTTGCTGAAAGAATAATCCTAAGTTTGGCAAGTGGGCATAACCTACTTATCTTTTGTGGGTCTTTGAACGAATTAGCCTCCTGTTTGTTTGACATAAAAACCGAGATAGAAAAAAGCCCCACCTTAAAAGCGAGACTTTCTGAAAGTTTGTATCTGTTAAACAGACTTAAGGAGAGATTTTATGGATAGAGAGGTTGCTTATCAGGAAATAGTAGAAAAAGTAAAAGAAGCCTACATAAAGGCCTGCAAAATTCTACCCGAAGAAGTGTTGGTAGCTTTGAAAAAGGCCTTAGAGGAAGAGACAGAACCATTAGCTAAGGCGGTTTTAGAGGTTTTGATAGAAAATGCAGAGATAGCCTTAAAAGAAAACCTACCTATTTGTCAAGATACAGGGATTCCAGTAGTCTGGGTTAGGATGGGAGAAGAGGTAAAGATAGAGAACTTAGAAAAAGCTGTTAACGAAGGTCTTTTTTTAGCGTATAAAGAAGGATTGCTTAGAGCCTCTGTTTGTGAGGTTCTTACCAGAAAGAATACAGGGACCAACACCCCGGCGGTTATACATTACGAGATAGTCCCGGAAAGGGTTTTAGAAATTGAGGTTTTACCTAAGGGGTGCGGAAGTGAAAACATGAGTGCCCTTGTGATGTTGCCTCCGTCTGCTGGGGTAGAAGGTATTAAAAGGTTTGTAGTAGAAACCGTTAAAAAGGCTGGACCTAATCCCTGTCCTCCGATAACCGTAGGGGTAGGGATAGGAGGAACTTTTGAAAAAGCAGCCCTTTTAGCTAAAAGGGCTCTTTTTAGACCTTTGGGAAAGCTACATCCTAACCCTGAAATAGCCTGCTTGGAAAGAGAACTTCTCACCCAGATTAACACCCTTATGATAGGACCTTTAGGCCTAAAAGGTAAGACCACCGCCTTAGGGGTGCACATAGAAACCTATCCTTCTCACATCGCAAGCCTTCCTGTAGCGGTAAACCTTCAGTGTCATGCCTACCGAATAGCTAAAATAAAACTTTTATAAAAAGGAGCCTACATGAAACAGGTCGTTTGGGTGGTATTAAGTTTTTTAGTCCTTGTTCTTTTTAGCGGTTGTGGTAAAAAAAATCCCCCCTTACCTCCTTCTAAAAGTGTGCCTAAGGAGTTTTCCTTTGAGGTAAAACCCACAGAAGCAGGTTTTGAACTAATAATCTTTCTTCCTACAGAAACCAAAGGAGGATATCCTCTTGTAAAAATAAGCTCTCTTATCATAGAAAAAGAGGAGTTTCCTTTAGATGAGGGAAGACCTAAAATCAAAACTTATGAAATCAAACTTTCCCCTAAACTTCACTCTGCGGGTAACCTGTATGTTTATCAAGATTATCAGGTAAAACATCGTTACGGGTACCGATATCGAGTTAAGATTAAAAAAGACTTTTTGGTTAAAACTACCTGGGTTGAGTTTCCGAATACTTTGTATTGGCATAATCCTCCTCTTTTTCCGGAAAATATAACCTGTCAGGTTTTAACAGAAGATGCAGTACGTTTGATTTGGAAAAAACCAGAAAATGACATAAAAGGAATGCCTCTTGACTATCCTATTACTTATGAATTAGAGCGAACTTCAGGTCAAAAAGTGGAAACCTTTTATGTAAGAAAGGAAGAGTTTTTAGACCGGGGTTCAGCTATAAGAAAAGCTTGTTATCGGGTAAGAAGTCTTTTAAACTTTAGAGGAACTCAAATCCCAGGACCTAAGAGCCCTCCTCTTTGTTTAGACAGATAGGTTGATAAAAATAGAGAGAGGTTTCCCCGTAGGTTCTTTTGTCTTTTAAAAAAAATGAAATTGTCTTTTCAGGAAGGTTTACTTCCTTAGCTTCTTCAACCATAATTGTTGCCTCTGAGGTTAAAAGATTTAGCGGTAAGGCTTTAAGGGTTTTAAGGCTAAGCCCGGTTCTATAAGGAGGAGTAATAAACACTAAGTCAAACTTAACCTCAGGATAGTTTTTACTAAGCTTAGTAAGACCTTCCGGGAGTTTTAGCTTTAATACATAGGCCTTATCAGTAAGTTTAAATTTTTCTAAGTTTTTACGGATGAGGGATAGACTTAATTCATTAAGGTCTATAAAAAAGACCAGCTCTGCTCCTCTGGAGATGGCTTCAATTCCAAGGGCCCCTGTTCCTGCAAACAGGTCTAAAACCTTAATCCCAGAAAGGTCCTGACCTAAAAGGTCAAAAACCGATTTTCTAATCCTGCTTCTTAGCGGTCTTATTTCTAAAGTTTTAGAAGGAGGAAGAAAAAGTTTTTGGCCTTTTAAAAATCCTCCTGTAATTTTCAAAACAAAAGGTTCCTTACTTAAGGATTTCTAACCATGTTTGAGGTAACGAAAAATAATAAGGGTTTAATCCAGGATGATAATATCTACCCTGGAAGATTTGCTTAGGATTAAACCAGTCTTTAGGTTCTTTAGTAGCTAAGAAAAAGGCAATCTCTTCCCCATAACAAGGTACATAACATCTGACTATTTTTACATACGGAAACACTTGACAGATTTTAGGGTAAGCCTCTTTTATGATATGGGGAAAATAAGCCGGTAAGCTTGCCTGTTGAATAAAAACCCCATAAGATTTAAGAACTCTTAAAGCTTCTTGATAAAACTCAACGGTATATAAAGTTTTGGCTGGCCCTACAGGGTCGGTGCAATCAACTATTACTAGATCAAATTCTTCTGAAGGGCTTTCTTTTAAACCTAAGTAACCATCTTTGATAATCAGACTAACCCTTGGGTCATTATAGTCGCCTGAGATTTTAAAGAAATATTTTTGACAAAGGTTAAACACCAAGGTATCTATTTCAAATTGGATTAATTTTTTTAAGGTAGGAATTTTTTGGAGTTCTCTTAAAACTCCTCCATCCCCACCTCCTACAATTACTACTTTTTCAGGTGGGGAGGGGAGGAGACTTGCAGGAAGGTGGGTTATGGTTTCATGATAAATAAATTCATCTTTTTCCGTAAACTGAACAATACCGTCTAAAACAAAAAAATAACCCCATGAGGGGTTCTTAAAAATCTGTATTTCTTGTAATCCCTTTTCTTCAAAAACTAATTCAACTTTATAGGCATGTCCAAAGTCTTTGAAGATTTTTTCACGCCACCAAAAGTTTCCAGTCAAGTTTCTCCTCCCTCTGATAAATTATCTTCAGAAATCCCTCTTGCGAATTCAGCGATGTAAATGCTTTTAGGTTGGAGGTTGCGCTGAAGTTTAGCTAAAATCTTATGGGCTTCTTCTTTATTTTCTGCTAAAATATCTAAAGCAGAATAACCCTTTTCTGGCCAAGTGTGTATGTATACATGAGAACAACCTAAGTTTACTTGAGCAGAAACCCCAAAAGGTTGAAACTGATAGCTTATGGCAAAAACTTCTTTTTTGCTCCCATTATTAGATACCGCATCCTTTAGAGCTTGTTCTACTATTGGTGCTTCCGCCAGAAGTTCAAAAGGGGAACCCCAGAATTCAGCGATGATATGATAAGACCAGACACATCGTTTAAGCGCACCTTGCTGGGTAAGGCAGGTATTTAATCTTTCCACCTGACTAAGGGTTTGAACTGTGCTCATCACTCACCTCCTCCCAGGCAAGGTGCCCGGTATTTTATTTTTTATACCAATAAAAAAATCGGGACGGGCGGATTTGAACCGCCGACCCCCCACACCCCAAGCGGGTGCGCTTCCAAGCTGCGCTACGTCCCGATCAAAAGACAAAAATAACCTATTTCTGTTTAACCTCTATAATAAAAAAACTTTAAAAAATGTCAAGAGCCTAAGCAAAATTTTTATTTCTTTAAGTTTATAATAGGTTTTTAAGGGTTTTTAGAGGTTTATAACGGTTAATCACGGTTATTGCTTTTCTTAAGGTTCTGAATAAAATTATATTATGCTAAAACTTTTTTACTTAATAAAAGACCCCCAAAAACTGCAAGAAGTTCTTGAAAAGATCAAAAGAAAAGAGACTTTTCTTGTCCCTTTAGAAAAAATTTCAGACCTACCTTTAGAAGAAGTCGCAACATTTAAAGCTATCCTTGTGCTTGGAGGAGATGGCACTTTTTTGCGGGCTGTACCTTATGCCTACGAATATGACCTACCTTTAATAGGGGTAAACTTAGGCAATTTTGGTTTTTTAACCGAGATATGTCTAGAAGAACTACCGGTATTTTTAACTTTATTAGAAAAGGGAGAGGTTAGAATCCAAGAAAGAACGCTTTTAGAAATTACTTACGAAAACCAAACCTTTATTGCTTTAAACGAAGGGGCTATTATGAAAGGTCCTTTAGGTAAGGTCATTTATTTGAGCCTCCAGATAGAAAATTGTTTTCTTACTAACATTCCTGGGGATGGGCTGATTATTTCTACCCCCACCGGCTCTACGGCTTATAATCTTTCAGCCGGTGGTCCTGTTATCCATCCAGAAGCTAAAGTTTTTGTTTGTACCCCGATTTGTGCATTTAAAATAAACCTACGTCCTTTTGTTATCCCTGACCATTTTGAGACAGTAGTAGTTTTACATAAAAAAAGAGAAGGAAAAAACGAAGAGGTTCACCTTCTTATAGACGGACAAACTAACTTAGTAATCAGAGAAGATGAACCCCTTCGTTTTAAAAAAGCACCTAAACCTCTTAAAATCTTTAGTTTATCAGAAAAAAATTATCTTAATATACTAAAATCCAAGTTTAACTGGTAAAAAGTTTACACCTCTTCTTTTTTTAAGAGTTTAGAAGCCAGCTCTTCCTTTTTTTCTTTTAAAGTTTCTTTACTTTTTTCGATGGCCTCTTTAACTTCTTCCTTTTTAGCCTCAAGTACTTCTTTAGCTTTCGACGTAATTTCTTCAGCCTTAGATTTTAAGGTTTCAGCCTCTGTTTTAACCTTCTCTATGGCTTCGTCTACCTCTTCTTTGATTTTTTTTCTAACTTCAGCACCGCTAGCAGGGGCTAAAAGAATGGCTGCAATCCCTCCTACTATTACCCCTCCTAAAAAGGCAACTAAAACAGCTGTTTTTTTCCCTTCCATTTCTCCTCCTCCTTTTATAATTTTTGTCTTATAAACCTAACCTTTCTACTTTTTTAACTTAGGCAAAGGGAATATTTTTTTTATTTGGTATATTAGTTCTTTGGCTCCGTAAGCTAAAGAGGTTCCTTCTACATATACCTTTTTAATTTGCTGGTTTAATTGTTCTAAAACTATTTTAGAGGTTTGACCAAGTTCCGTAACTGAATTAACAACAGGGGTTAAATCATAGATAACCTTTTCGGTTAAGCCTTTGATTTGAGAAGTAGCGGATTTTATGTTTTCTAAGTTATCTTTAGTAAGCTCTAAGTTGGTTTTTACCTTATTAGAAATTTCTTTAACCTCATCTGTAATGACCTCGGTTTGGTTTTTTAAAAACCGTTCAAAATCTTTAATACTCTCACCCAACTCTTTTGCTATTTCAGGGATAATTTTTAATCCGATTAAAACTTCGTTTAAGTTGGTAATAGCCTGTTGAGCTGAGCTCAAAGTAGTTGAGGCTTTGTCTGTAGCATCTTTAAGGTTGTTTAATACAGGGCTTAATTCTTCCAATCTTGCATTTAAACGGTCTATGGTTTGGTTTACTTTATAAAGGACATAGATGGCTAATGCTGTCAATCCAGAGGCAAGTAAGATTAAAAGGTAGATCAAAGTTTCCATAGATCCTCCTTTTTTTAGGTGTTTGTATTATATGTACAATATAAGTACGAAAATTAAAAAATCCACTTTATTAAGTTGGGATAATACCTTCTAAGATAGGGATTTTTAGGCACTATCCTAAAGTTGTACTCTTTAGGTCCTGGAGCTTGGAGATAAAAGGTTTTTTGATAGACTCCAATACCATCTTTAATTTCTACCAGCCGAAGAGGTAAACTTCGTACATATTTTTCCTTTTCCTCTTCTCCTCCAACCTCACATACACAAGCTATCTCTTCTATCATCACAAACTGTATTTCTATTAATTCGGGATTTAAACCTCCTAAAAAGACTTTAGCAGAGACTGTAACCTCGTTTCCTTCTTGTAAAAAACTTTTTTCTAAGTTTTCTTCTACTTCTATAAATTTTATTTTTTCCCAAGCTTCGGTTAGTATTCTTTTTTCTTCAGCCAAAGCCTTTAAAAGAGTAAACCCCTTTTGTGAAAGCTTTTTAAACCTTTCTATGATAGGAGCGTAAAATTTATCTACGTATTCCAGCAACATCCTGTTGGTAGAAAAATTTTTACAGGCAATATACATACTTTGTTTCATCATTTTTACCCAATCCTTAGGAATACCCTCTTCGTCCCTTTCTACAAAGAGTGGATACACCTCTTTTTCTAATAGATTGTATAATTGGTTGGCCTCATAATCGTTATAAAGAGGTAAGCCTTCCTTAGGGGTGATGGCCCATCCGTTAAGACGGTTATATCCCTCTGGCCACCACCCATCAAGTACACTTAAATTTAGCACCCCATTCATCGCGGCTTTCATTCCTGAGGTTCCACAAGCTTCCATCGGTCTAAAGGGGGTATTAAGCCAAACATCTGCCCCCCAAATTAAATATCGCGCTAAATGAAGGTTATAGTTTTTTAAAAAAAAGATTTTGTTGTAAAGTTTATAGGTTTCTCTAAAAGTTAAGATTTCTTTAATGATATTTTTTCCTTCTATATCTTTAGGGTGAGCTTTACCTGCAAAAACCAGCACTATATCTTTTTCTTTGAGGAGCCTTAAAATTTTTTCTTTATGATATAGTATCAAAGAGTTCCTTTTATAAGCTGTAATCCTTCGGGCACAGCCTATGATAAGGTCTTGAGCCTTAGGAAGTTGAAAACTTTGTTTTTCTTCTTCATGTAGGTTTAACTTAAGAGCTTCTTCCTTTAATTGGTTTTTGATAAAGTTTAGAAGTCTATATTTATTTTTTTTATGGGCTTCCCAGACCTCTTCGTCAGGAATTTTTAGGATTTCATTCCAGGTTGGGTCATCAGGAGACATATAAATAAAGTTAGGTCCAAGATACTTTTTAAAAAGATTATAAAAAGGCTCGCTTAACCACCTCCAATGCACCCCATTAGTTATATAGTCTATAGGAACCTCTTCTTCCGGAAGTTCTGAAAAAAGAGAATGCCACATCTTTTTTGTGGTCCTTTGATGAAGCTTAGAAACAGCGTTAACATTAGAGGAACTGTTGATAGCTAAGGCTGGTAGCCAGAAAATTTCTGTGTTCCCTTCTAAGAACCCTTTTTTATAACACTCCGAAAGTATGGTTTTGTCTTTGGTTATTTCTACTAATTCTTCTATTTCTTCCCAGAGATATTTTTTAACCAGCTCTTTAGGAAAATGTTCATTTCCTGCAATAACCGGAGTGTGCGTAGTAAACACCGTAGTTTCTTTAATAAGCATAGTTGCTTCATCTAAAGAAAACCCCTGAGATAAAAGGTCTTTTAATCTGGCTAAAAGCACAAAAGCAGAATGTCCTTCGTTAAGATGATATATCTTGGGTTCAAGGTGTAAGGCCTTTAGAAGTTTGTACCCTCCTATACCAAGGATGATCTCTTGTTGTATTCTTTTTTCTAAGTCTCCTGGATAGAGATACCTAAGAATATTTTTAATTTCTTCAGGATTTTCAGGATGGTTAGTATCTAAAAAATAACAAGGAACCGTTCCTACTTTAATTTTCCAAACCCTTAGTTTAGCCTCTATACCCATAAGATTAACAGATAAGATAAGGGGGCTTCCGTCAGGATTTTTCACTTCATCCAAAAAGTTTAAAAACAAGTCTAAAGGATCCAGAGATTCTATTTGGGTTTTTTCTGCATGGTCTATTTCTTGTCGTAAATAACCATGTTGATAAACAAGCCCTATTCCTAACATAGGAAGACCTAAGTCCGAAGCAGACATCAAAAAGTCGCCAGCCAATACCCCTA is a genomic window containing:
- the rsmD gene encoding 16S rRNA (guanine(966)-N(2))-methyltransferase RsmD — protein: MKITGGFLKGQKLFLPPSKTLEIRPLRSRIRKSVFDLLGQDLSGIKVLDLFAGTGALGIEAISRGAELVFFIDLNELSLSLIRKNLEKFKLTDKAYVLKLKLPEGLTKLSKNYPEVKFDLVFITPPYRTGLSLKTLKALPLNLLTSEATIMVEEAKEVNLPEKTISFFLKDKRTYGETSLYFYQPICLNKEEGS
- a CDS encoding spermine synthase, translating into MTGNFWWREKIFKDFGHAYKVELVFEEKGLQEIQIFKNPSWGYFFVLDGIVQFTEKDEFIYHETITHLPASLLPSPPEKVVIVGGGDGGVLRELQKIPTLKKLIQFEIDTLVFNLCQKYFFKISGDYNDPRVSLIIKDGYLGLKESPSEEFDLVIVDCTDPVGPAKTLYTVEFYQEALRVLKSYGVFIQQASLPAYFPHIIKEAYPKICQVFPYVKIVRCYVPCYGEEIAFFLATKEPKDWFNPKQIFQGRYYHPGLNPYYFSLPQTWLEILK
- a CDS encoding S-adenosylmethionine decarboxylase family protein, whose protein sequence is MSTVQTLSQVERLNTCLTQQGALKRCVWSYHIIAEFWGSPFELLAEAPIVEQALKDAVSNNGSKKEVFAISYQFQPFGVSAQVNLGCSHVYIHTWPEKGYSALDILAENKEEAHKILAKLQRNLQPKSIYIAEFARGISEDNLSEGGET
- a CDS encoding NAD(+)/NADH kinase, yielding MLKLFYLIKDPQKLQEVLEKIKRKETFLVPLEKISDLPLEEVATFKAILVLGGDGTFLRAVPYAYEYDLPLIGVNLGNFGFLTEICLEELPVFLTLLEKGEVRIQERTLLEITYENQTFIALNEGAIMKGPLGKVIYLSLQIENCFLTNIPGDGLIISTPTGSTAYNLSAGGPVIHPEAKVFVCTPICAFKINLRPFVIPDHFETVVVLHKKREGKNEEVHLLIDGQTNLVIREDEPLRFKKAPKPLKIFSLSEKNYLNILKSKFNW
- a CDS encoding YtxH domain-containing protein encodes the protein MEGKKTAVLVAFLGGVIVGGIAAILLAPASGAEVRKKIKEEVDEAIEKVKTEAETLKSKAEEITSKAKEVLEAKKEEVKEAIEKSKETLKEKKEELASKLLKKEEV
- a CDS encoding twin-arginine translocase TatA/TatE family subunit, with protein sequence METLIYLLILLASGLTALAIYVLYKVNQTIDRLNARLEELSPVLNNLKDATDKASTTLSSAQQAITNLNEVLIGLKIIPEIAKELGESIKDFERFLKNQTEVITDEVKEISNKVKTNLELTKDNLENIKSATSQIKGLTEKVIYDLTPVVNSVTELGQTSKIVLEQLNQQIKKVYVEGTSLAYGAKELIYQIKKIFPLPKLKK